In the Triticum aestivum cultivar Chinese Spring chromosome 2B, IWGSC CS RefSeq v2.1, whole genome shotgun sequence genome, ACACACGGCTAAACGACCCATCATTGGACTACGTGACCGACTCCTACACAAAACTACTCACGTATAAGCAAAACCTACTATGCCTAGGACTAGTACCCGTACCCGGACACAGCATGCAAGCTTGCTCCTACTACTACTGGACTCTACTTATATCACGTAGACTCTTAATAGATTACAACTCAAGATTaatcctaacattctccccctaatCTTGACTTGTCATCTTCCTCGTGCTCCTTCTCATCTTGACTCCTTGTAGATCCACGAATTGACGATCCAAACTCCGACGCATGATCCGGACTACCAGCCCACACAGTCACATCTACGCGTGCAACGTGCAAGACTGGACGCACCTTCAATCTTCACGTCGTACAATTTAGCTGGCCACTGTCCCACTACACGTTGAGCTTGATCTTCAACTGTCATATCCATACACTGAGTATGAACCGCCTGGAAACATGCAGCGCCTCCTTGCTCTACAATGTTGTGCCACCGCCATTGCTTAGCCGCTGCCTTGCACTCGGTCCGCACCATACTCCTTGTATTTGCTTGCAGTAGATCCACTCTCCACCGGTCGCACACCTCCTCGCTTTACGATGGCTTCGCCTACCATCGTCCGCCTTCGGCATCACACCGAATCCACACTGGCCGCAACCAGGACGCTCCACGAGGACGTGGACATGACTCACGAAACACCGTGCGCACCGCCTCAACTCCAACTAATCATCACCAATGCGAGCACTTGGACACGATGACGACTCAAAGACACACCGACGACTGACCGTGCAAACTCGCACGACTCCATGACTCATCTGACTCCCTCGAACAACGATCTTGATGAGCTCCAGCACCGCACCTCAGCACCACCGCTCCCATCAACGATCATCTTCCATCACTATGCCGACGACAGCCTGCCGCCTCCCTCCATGTCGTTCCGTCGAATGACGATCGCTTGATCCTCCTCGTCGCTGCATCACCTAGCGACTTCATCgcccgccccgaggcgctagtCGGGTCGCAACCCCGGGGCAAGCGCTCGACTCctgaaccttgctctgataccaattgttggaactcgaccacaggatcgatcacatcaaatcacacGACGAACACGTGCACAAAAACTAATAGCCAAGGGTGCGTCTCGCACCCTCTAATCCCTCTCTTTAttgcttttttgtcttctccaccggTACTCCAAAACTCACGCCAGCCctgtgcatatatatatatgtgctagcaGCCGACCCTTGGACATCTTCTAAGACTACACGGACACGAACTAACCTATAGTATCATCCGTACTCTAACCTTGACCGGACTCAACACACACGGCTAAACGACCCAATATTGGACTACGTGACCGACTCCTACACAAAACTACTCACGTATAAGCAAAACCTACTATGCCTAGGACTAGTACCCGTACCCGGACACAGCATGCAAGCTTGCTCCTACTACTACTGGACTCTACTTATATCACGTAGACTCTTAATAGATTACAACTCAAGATTAATCCTAACACACCGCCGGCACAAGAGGACGAACGCCAGCCTTGTTTTTTTCTACCTTTGCCCCGCGGCTCCGGCTGATTGCCGGAGATTGGACTATATAAGCGTTACATCGGCTGTAATACAGCCAATTTGGACATTGTTAAGCACTACTTGTGACGAGTCTTGCAGCCAACCCGCCTAGTCTTCTCCGCCCGGGCAACCTCCCACTTGATGAACAAAATTTTCATACTGCAGAATCATATTGAAGAGGACTTTACTTTTAGCTCTGAAAAATTAATGCTGGTAGGTTCTACTTTTGTTCCATGTCCGACGGTGTGAATATTGGCTAGTTCCATGAGCAGTTTGTTCCCCGTCGTGCAATCTTCACTGATTCGGAAAGATGGGGGTTGTCCATTAAGCTAATATGCAATTATAATTGAACACAGCACTACTTCTTATTCCAATCACAGTACCTAAAATGTTGTAAATTGTATAGACTTTTAATATGCTACTGAACAATGTGCATGGCGACTCCAAAATATCATCTAATAGTAATACTACTAATGTTGTAAATTTGTAGTATTCTACCACATGAAAATGTATGCCTGCTATTATATTAATGTTCGTGTGACAATCACAGTACCTCAATTGTTATGCTTTGGAAATGTGAACATTGTAATGTTTTTTGTTATGATGATGATCTAATTCTGCATGATGATCATGAAAAAGTAGGAGCTAACATCATACTCTCTTTATTATTAATTACCTTGTACTCTGTTGGCCTAAAGAAGCAAGCTTCAAATTATTAACATAGATGTCCCTAAAATAATAAGGTGAAATCTTGATTTTTATTTCTATGAAGCGATGGCATCATGATTGACTTCCCTATCTGATTGTATCAGTACCATCAATCCAATCACAGTTCATTATTTTCTACTGTTTGGATATACTCCCTACGTCTGATGAAGAGTGTCAATTTGGCTTTAAAATTTttccacaaaagagtgtacttgtattttcccaatgcactttaaaataaaaaaaatatttctctctcatcacacagtaatcaagaccaatagcattctacacatggtcttcttaatttctacatgtgcttagctcattgggggttgggtaattaaagatGAGAAAGATGGTGGCTTGcacctttccaatgcatttttttacttcctccataatttttggtaaaaaaattaTATGTACACTTTTCCTCGGCCGGAGGAAGTATGTGGATAAATTCACTTTTGGTTCATTTTCTTTCTTGCTAATTGCCTTCTTACGGCCCACGATGGATCCATGTATATATGAACAGATCGGGCATAAACATGAAAGAACTAGGAGTCGAAGCGTGGATTGTACTTCATGTGTGCATTGTGATGAACTGATATTTATACACAACAAGTTGTAAAACTAAGATTATTGTTTTGAAATTATATCCAATTGCTCAGTAAGAACTATGATACATCGTTAGTAGGTTAATTCAAGTGCCTAGCAGTAGTATTTTGTTTTGGTATAGTAGTTTAGCTGAGTCTATCATTGGCGTGAGATTATATGGGATGTCAACTTGTCCCATCAAAAATCATGTGGACATATGTTGGCCTCCCACTTATATTATGCGGCAGATGTGAATTTGTAtgtggattggggggggggggggttagtctGTTTAGTTACGGTTATCTGAGCAGAATAATTTCCCGTCTTCAAAAAATATAGCAAATTGTGTTTCATTATAGATGACTTTGCAGCAAATTCTGCAGGCCCGACACCCCTCAATCCCCTAAGATCCCAGTTCAGATCCATCTTGCCGGCTTAGTTTTTCGACAAAGGGTGTTTTTTTATTGACTCATAGTGTAGCATCGAGGGATACAATCATAATGagtacacacccggcctctgcacaactaggatgcacacagccaacacaacACACGCACCCACACGATCACTTCGGCAAAGAGCAAAGTCATaaaagaccaaagctatgcctagGCGGAGAAAAGAAAACCCGAAGAATTGAAAACAACGATAAACGGTATACAGCAGTGACCATCGGCGTCAACCATCTCTTCACAACACAAGGACTATGAGAAAGGCTCTTCAAAAGCGACCTCTCCAGGAAGGGAACGACGTCCAAGCGCCGCCGTCGCCGAATCCAACCACACCAAGGTTAGATcatgggttttcaccctgaagatgtTGTCCGAGCCAATTCCGAACAATGCCCTCATCAGGGTAACGACGCAAAAGAACGCTGCCATTGCCAGATATGACCAACTAGGGTCAAACCTATGGTTTTCACCACGGAGCTCGCACCCAATCGAAGTAGTCTTGTGTTGTCTCCTCCACTTTCCTCGATCCCAGTAGTTGCATATGCACACGGCCCTTGTGACGGGGGATGTCCACGCCCGTACGAGCAAGCTGACAAGACGAGACAAGATCTTCTCTCGCCACCATCTGACGAAGACTTTGACGGGGAAGAAGGACTGTCGGCACCACCAAAATCCCGGGATGGGGACACTCTGAAGGCCTACACCATCCTCACAAGTAGCAGCTGTTGACTGATTTGTATCAGACGGCAGCTCCACGAGCTGCCACTACCTCCGCCGTCCTCGCCAGTGGACGCAGATCATCCAGGTTGAAGCTCTTCAGGTAACCAGTCTAGCCCACAACCACACAACAGCCTGTGGATCAGATTCACGGCCGAACCTGAGGGAACAACCACCATGAGCACTACGCACCAACGCCAAAAATGCACCCATGGAGCAGTGGCCCTAGCATGGATGTGCTCTCAGGTTGGATGCATCGGAGGAAGTCACAGCACAAGACGTAGAAGAGCAACATTAGTGCATGCTCCAGTGGTCCTGTCAACGAAGATGACTGCGTCACGAGCGCCCATGGTGCCGACCTAGTTATCTCAAGCCATGCTTCCGTCAGATACGTggagcgccggagccgccgctgcAGCATCAACCTTCACAGCCGCCAGCCGCCATCTGCATCTCGTTGAACACGTTGCCCAAAGATCCACGGGAAcggaaccccgccgccgccgtcagccgcCCGGGCAAGGCCCGATGACACCGACcagcggcggcgaggggaaggCGCACAGGGACGATGCCGGAAAAAGCGGATCGAGCGCCGCCCTTGGAGGCAACGTCTTTGGAGTGGTGGTGACTCCTGCGGTGGCGCTCATGGCGGCATGGGTGCTAGAGGCTAGGTCGACGTCTTGCGATCGTAGCGTCGCTTGACGTCTGGTATGAAGATCGTAAGTCACGTACCCGCTCCCCTTCTGGTGTCCATAGGTTCGATGGTCTTAGTTCTTCTTTTCGTTGTTCTCGTGTAGAATTGGCGGCCCTCAGATTTGTACAAGTAGGCTGTGTAGCCGTGTTGTTGGATGCTCTTCTGTGGGAGTGGTTCATGCTCTTCTCAATGTGGGATTGGTTCTTTTCATCGGCAACTCGTCGGTGTTAGGGGTTGTTATGTTTTTGTCTTGCAAAGTCCGTTGTGTAAAACTACAGTTGTATCGTATCTTAATTGAATAATGCAGTTTGTTTCTAAAAATTAAAGAAGACAATTGGTGGCGAGGTGTAGCTAATGCTGACTGGGAACTACAAGACGGGATTGGGATCTAGAAGAAATCATGGACAACAGCGGCAAGGGAGCTGCAAATACAAATTTTTAAGGGCAGCACtctgcgccggtgcgccggcccaaacTTTGGGCCGGTCCAACCGTGGCCGTTAGATGCGCCCCCGCATAGCCGTCGGATCGTGCCCTTTTCCAACGATTGTCATCCTAGCACGTTTTCAGATCTGAAGAAAGCACCGCTGCAGGTCATGGCGGCCGCCCCCCGTCGCCACATCGCGCAGCGCGCCGTCGCCCTCACTCGTTTGCCCTCGCCATCGACGGTCGCCGCCATGATCGATGGCAACGCTCGCCGTCGACGCTCGCAGACAAAAAAAGAAGTTGTCAAAAAATATGCTCTATGTTGCCGCCCCAGTTGAATCAATTGAAATGCTTGGTTCCAGCAAATTAAAGATAAGGTTGTAGCAAAAGGTCGCTCATCCAGCAAAGAAAGAAGAACTAACTCCAATGAAAGCATTTTTGGGTGCTGGTTCCAGCAACAAAAAACGTGGTTGTAGCAAAAAATTGATGGTCTAGAGAAAACGAACTCCGGTGGAAGCATTTttttgctggttccagcaaaatgaTTCATCTGTTCCAGCAAACCTGGTTGTGGTTGCAGCACCCCCCGCCCCTCCACACAAACTCGTTGTGGTGACACTGCAGCTCGCCACGATTGCCCGTTCCAGCAAAAACAAGGTGCGGTTGCAGCTCCTGCCGTTTGCTCCAGCAAACTAAAATGCCGGTGGtagcaaaaagatgcaaagttgaggGATTCCAGCAAATCAAAAACCTGGTTGTAGCAAAAATTcacactggttccagcaaaaaatacaAAACGACGCTAGTTTCAGCAAAAACCTAAAACGCCGATGGAAGCAGAAATTTGTGCGGGTTCCAGCATCTGGCCGCCATGGTTGTAGCACTCGCCAGCATCCCGCGCGGTTCCAGCTTTTCTGGGCCACGGTTGCAGCTCCGCCTGGCCACGGTTCCAGCATCCCTCCAGGTCGGTTGTAGCATCCCGACGCCGCCGTTGTCACGCTGGTGTATGTCCAGCCATGGCGCACTGCAGATAGCAGCTTCCGGTGAGGCCGGTTTCAGCTCCGGCCATGGCTGGTTGCAGCATCACAGATGCCGGTTGCAGACCGCGGCGAGCGCGTCAAGCAGATGCAGCCCCAGCTCCCCGCCGACAAAAAGCATCCGCCGCCGCACAAACTCGCATATCTCTGCAACTTTTGCAGCTCCCCCATGTCTCCCAGTGTGTCACACGACGCGGGAGCAGAGAGAGCGTCGGTGAGTGGTGGTTTTGACGGGATTAATGGACGCGGTGCTCGCCGGCGGAAGCAAGAGAGTTGAGGAGAGAAAGCAGAGAGCGAGGCAAGGGGATGGGGATTTTCTCCGGCTAGCTTTGGCCTTGTTTCGAGAAGATAACGCTCACTCGTGAGATAAGGATAGAAAGGATGCCACGAGGACGCGTGGGACCACGTGGAAAGCTAGCGTGCAGGAGGAACGACTGGGTGAAAAGGTATCGTACGTGGCACGCGTGACCGGCCCAAGCTTCGGCTGGTCCGCCGGCCACAAACGTTTACCAATTTTTAAGGGGGCTTGACTGAGGTCCCGGACTCTcggtaagagcaactctagcacgCTTAATAAATAAAGGAGTAAACAGCCGAGTAAATCTTAGTGGGGTATGTTTACTTCACTAATGTTTGATCGTTTCTAGCCAATCCTCTAAATTTAGTGGAGTAAAAACTTACGTTTTGGTCATACATTTCGACGAACACCTGCTATGCGCCTCCGTTGCGATGATGACCATGCTGACTATGCTTGTGAGCATGTCGGACGCCGCACCTCTGCCTACACTAACCGAGGTGACGATGGCGTCCGCTGTTACTACCGTGCTCGTGGTCACCGCCGGCAGCTGGTGAGCAGTGCCACGAGCCTGGCCGCTGGAGCTCTTCGTGTCGTCGCTGCTTTGCGACGAGGCGTGGGGAAGGCCATCTTGGCGTGTTCCGTTGGTACGCGGAGGACTCGTGGCGACTGCGGCATGTCTTCTCACCGACTCTGTCATCATCGGCTCCACCTTCCACCATGTGGTCTCCAGTGAGGTTTCCGTCGAGGTCACCGGCGAGGTCACCGTTGAGGTCTCTGGCGAGGCCAAAGGTCGCCGCCGTCGACAATGAAGCTTCATGTGAGTCGCCAGCCAGCAACAAGGAGGACTTTGCTCGAAGAAAACTATTACTTGGTTGCCTTCAGGACAAGTAAATTTACTCCTCGGATAGACGGAGAAGCAAGTTTTTTGCTCTTCTAACTAGTTTAGTAGATCGGCTAGGTGCCAATTAGAGGAGTAAAACCAAAATTGTACTCATCTATAGActtttaggggatcgactagagtTGCTCTATATAGCCAATTTCGCATGAACGCCGAGGTGGAACCGCGTAGATTGATTCCAACAGGATGAGTAAACTTGCACCAATTCCACAAGAGGACGAACACCCATCCCTCGAATCGATCAAAACCAAATCTTTCTGACGTTTGATCAATTATTATCGAACCACAGCCTACCATACGTCCTCTACAAATTGAAAAAGAGCGCACCCAACTGCCATTTCACAGGTTAGCTAGCTGCGGTACCTAAAATATGACAAATGGTGTGCGACCTTGCCTTTTGCCACCTCGCGGGCCCTGCGGCTCCGGCAGTTCACCAACTCTTTGCATTTgacgtttggcaagaaaccaattTAGCAGGCACCTTCTTCGAGCGCCCACGCGGTTTGATTCGGACAGGATGAATAAACTTGCACCGCCGGCACAAGAGGACGAACGCCGGCCTTGTTTTTGCCACCTTGCGGGCCCTGGAGGCTCCGGCTGATTATATAAGCGTTAGATCTGCTGTAATACAGCCAATTAGGACATTGTTAAGCACTACTTGTGACGAGTCTTCCAGCCAACCTGCTATAATCTTCTCCGGCCGGCCAACCTCCCACTTGATCAACGAATCTTTCTAAGCAAGCACGCGTTCTCACATGGAGTTAATTTTAGCGATTAGTAGACCACAACCATGCCTACGTCATAAACAAATTGAAAAAAAAACCCAGTACTCTAGTACTATACCCTCTGGTTACTTGTGCCACCTTGCCTGCCTGACCTAAATCAATCACCCAATATTAGGTTGTTAGTCAATGGGAGTTCTAGCTTCATTTCTTACACGACCTCCAAGTCTCCTATACAATAATACCAAAATTTGCCATCTCACAGCTCCTCTCCATCCTCTTCTTAATACCTTCTCAGTGTGCTGAGTTGATGCACAATACCCAGCAGCAACCGCCATCCATCAGTTGCTAGGAACGCCACAAACACAAAGCacacaaggagagagagagagagagagagagagagagagagagagagagagagagagagagagagggagggagtatCAATGGCAGACTTCGCGCTTGGGTTAGCCAAGACGGCGGTGGAGGGGACCCTGAGCAGGGTCCAATCCGCGATCGATGAAGAGAACACGCTGCAGGCGGCGGCGCAGCAAGACCTGGTATTCATCACTGGGGAATTCCAGATGATGCAGTCCTTTTTGAAAGTCGCCAGCAAGGAGCGTGTTGGAAATGAAGTGGTGAAGACCTGGGTGCGGCAGCTCCGTGACCTGGCCTTCGATGTTGAAGACTGCGTCGAGTTCGTTATCCACCTGGATAATGACTCGACCTGGAACTGGGTGTGGCGCATGGTACCATCCTGCATGGCACCACCTCGGAGTCGTGACCTCGACGACGCGGTGACTGAGTTGAAGCAACTCAAGGCCAGGGTCGAGGAGGTGAGCCAGAGGAACACCCGCTACAATCTCATCAGCGACTCCGGCTCCAATCACGTCTCACAGCCACCGGCGGTGCAGCTGGCCACCACCAGCCCATCAACAATGGACATTCTGATGGAGCTATGGGAGGCCAATGGGAAGCACCGTGGTGTTTGCAACCTACAAAAGTTAATAACCAACGAGGGCAATGACCTTCAGGTAATATCTTTGTGGGGAAGTGAAGTATCTGATATTGAGGTGGCGCAGATTATCAAAAAGGCTTATTGCAACCCCGAAATCTGCCACATATTCAGAAGTCGTGCCTGGGTAAAGCTGATGCATCCATTTAACGCAGACAAGTTTCGCAAGAACTTGCAGACTCAGTTACAAGCCAGCTCTCCGTCTTGCACAGCTGTCGATTTCAATGGCAAGATTTCAAAAGAAGATCTGATGAAGCGGTTGACTCGGCAGAGATATCTGGTCATCCTTGAAGGAATATCCAGTGTTGTGGAATGGGATATCATCAGAACGTACCTGCCAGACAATAAGAATGGCAGCCGGATCGTTGTGTCCACGAAGCAGCTAGGGGATGCAATTTATTTCACGGGGGGGCAATACCGAGTATCAGTGCTCAGAGAGTTCATTGGTGGTCATTATCTTTGTGCATTTTTTAAGAAGGTAACTTCCTAACCCCTAGAAAACTCTAGTAATTAATTGGTGTACTTACTATTTAATTACTCCCGCCATGCATTTCTCTTTCTTGCTTCATTTTATAGGCGATCATAACATTGAGGGTGTGAACTTACCGATGCTTTTGGTGTTCTCTagat is a window encoding:
- the LOC123039737 gene encoding disease resistance protein RPP13-like; translated protein: MADFALGLAKTAVEGTLSRVQSAIDEENTLQAAAQQDLVFITGEFQMMQSFLKVASKERVGNEVVKTWVRQLRDLAFDVEDCVEFVIHLDNDSTWNWVWRMVPSCMAPPRSRDLDDAVTELKQLKARVEEVSQRNTRYNLISDSGSNHVSQPPAVQLATTSPSTMDILMELWEANGKHRGVCNLQKLITNEGNDLQVISLWGSEVSDIEVAQIIKKAYCNPEICHIFRSRAWVKLMHPFNADKFRKNLQTQLQASSPSCTAVDFNGKISKEDLMKRLTRQRYLVILEGISSVVEWDIIRTYLPDNKNGSRIVVSTKQLGDAIYFTGGQYRVSVLREFIGGHYLCAFFKKGSGRRNFMGNLIGLLSRPGVISVWGAGDDKSTLVKELFDFIPNGNEKILNSQAAEGMFYVWVDVAHRFILEDFFLSLLRSFCKDDTESNKYAEAESHLHWVIYDKKIRQCLVVINGLQSTKEWQLIKSALENMHINIYIIVITNHESVATSCVANGNRVLNVNNLALRPSMQVCQLQ